The DNA region CGCCGAACAGGCGTACCTCGCGCTCCAACTCCGCGATCCGGTCGGAGAGTTCGGGCGCCCCGAAGGGCTCACGCTCACGCAGCATCATCTCGATCTGCACAAGCCGCTCGGTGATCGCCGCGAGCTGTTCAGCGCCGCCCCTTCCCGCGCCCATGCCTTGCCGCTGTACGCCCTGGCCCTCGGACCAGGTGCCCTCCAGCGGTCCCTCGGCCGCGGCGGCGCCGCCCTGGGGGCCGCGGGGTGAGTGCTCGGCGACCAGGAGACGGCGCAACTGCTCGGCCTGGACGGCCAGTTGCCGGTTCTTGCGGTCCAGGTCGAGGAACACGTTGACCTTCGTACGCAGCACCCACGGGTCGATGGGCTTGGAGAGGAAGTCGGCGGCGCCCAGCGCATACCCGCGGTAGGCGTAGTCGGCGTCCACGTCCGTACCCGTCAGCAGGATGATCGGGACGTCCTTGGTCTGGTCGAGGCGCTTGATGTTGCTCGCCGTCTCGAAGCCGTCCATTCCCGGCATCAGCACGTCCAGCAGGACCACGGCGAAGTCCTGCCGCAGCATCGCCTTCAGCGCCTCCTCGCCGGAGCGTGCGGTCACCAACTGCTGGTCCAGCGGCCCCAGTACGGCCTCGAGCGCGACGAGGTTCTCCTCCATGTCGTCGACGATGAGGATGCTCGACCTGTCGGGTACCGGCGCGCTCATCTCGTCCGCCCCGTGGGTCCGGCGGCCGGGCCCGCGCCGTCGGTGCCGTAGGTGCCGGTGCCGGGTGAGCCGGGGGGTGCGGGTGAGCCCTGTGTGCCCGGGGCCTCCGGGGTGCCGGTGGTGCCCGGTGCCGGCGGGGCAGCGGCCCCGGCTCCGTTCCCCGCGGCGTTATCTCCGCGGTCCCGGGCCAGCAGGTCGTACATGGCCTGAAGCAGTTCGTCCAGGTCGACGGGCTTGGCCACATAGAAGTCGGCGCCGCTGTCGAGCGCCTTCTGGCTGTCGCCGGACATCGCCTTCGCAGTGAGCGCGATGACGGGCAGACCCGCCAGACGCGGAGTGCGCCGGATGCTCTGGATCGCCTCGTAGCCGTTCATCTCCGGCATCATGATGTCCATCAGGACCAGCGACACCTCGGGGGAGCGGTCCAGTACGTCCAGGCCCTCGCGGCCGTTCTCGGCGTACTTCACGGAGATGCCCACCCGCCCCAGTACGTGGGTGAGCGCGAAGACGTTCCGGATGTCGTCGTCGACGATGAGCACGTGCGTGCCCGCGAGGACCTGGCCCATCGGCCCGCTCAGCCACTGCTTGAGCTGCGTCGTCTCGGGCCAGGCGTCGTGAGCGCCCTCGGCGTGCCGCGTCTCGGTGCCCGCGGCCCGTTCCGGACCGACCGGCTCGACCTGGGGTGATGCCGTCCCGGGCGGGGCGGCACGGCCCGGTGCGGGCGCCGGTTCGGAAGTCTCCGGCCAGGTCGCCGCCGTGGTTCCGCCCTGCCGCGTCCCCTTCGGCGCACGCTCGGGCGGCGGCTCCGGCCGCGCGGGGGCTCCGGTCCCGGCGGCTTCGGGCGCCGGGGCGCCCGGGGGACCCGTCGGAGCGCCCGGCTCCGGCGTCCTCGCGGCACCCGCGGGTCCGAGAGGCTCCGCCTCCGGCAGCGCGACGGGTGGCGGCTCGGCCGCGACTGCGCGGTCGGTGGCCCGCCCGCGTCCGGCGACCGCCGCGGCTCCCGTCGAGGGCTGGGGCTCGGTCGGCATGATGGCACCCGGGTAGACGGCCGGGATGTAGAGCGTGAACCGTGAGCCCACGCCCTCCTCGCTCTCGACGTCGATGCGGCCGCCCAGTAGCCCGGCGATCTCGCGGCTGATGGACAGCCCCAGCCCCGTACCGCCGTAGCGCCGGCTCGTCGTCCCGTCCGACTGCTGGAACGCCTCGAAGATCACCGAAAGTTTCTCCTGCGGAATGCCGCTGCCCGTGTCCTTCACCGAGAATGCGAGCACCGACTCGGCGTCGCGCAGCGTCGGTTCGGAGAACTGCATGTCGGTCGGCCGCTCCACGCGAAGCTCCACACCGCCGGTGGAGGTGAACTTCACCGCGTTGGACAGCAGGTTGCGCAGCACCTGCTGGATGCGCTGCTCGTCGGAGTACAGCTCGCGCGGCACGTTCTCGCCCACCGCGATCTCGAAGCCCAGACCTCGGTCGATGGTCATCGGCCGGAACGTCGCGTGCACGTAGTCCAGCAGCTTCGTCAGCGGCAGCCTGCGCGGCCGCACGT from Streptomyces marispadix includes:
- a CDS encoding response regulator, whose translation is MSAPVPDRSSILIVDDMEENLVALEAVLGPLDQQLVTARSGEEALKAMLRQDFAVVLLDVLMPGMDGFETASNIKRLDQTKDVPIILLTGTDVDADYAYRGYALGAADFLSKPIDPWVLRTKVNVFLDLDRKNRQLAVQAEQLRRLLVAEHSPRGPQGGAAAAEGPLEGTWSEGQGVQRQGMGAGRGGAEQLAAITERLVQIEMMLREREPFGAPELSDRIAELEREVRLFGAGGEHTEHA